The genomic region TCATTGAGCAGACGGCCCAGCGGCCCGGGACCGAACGCAAACTTACTGCCGAGGCGGGTCACCAGATCGTCCTTCAGCCGGATGTTGTTAAACGTCACTTTGACCGGGTCCTGCGCGCCCGCCCGCAGTTTGCGGATGGCCTCGTAGTTGGTCATTTCCGGGGTAATGACGTACCGGCCGTATTTCACCAGTTCGGGGTATTTCATCATTTTCGCCACAAACCGGAACGACATCTGGTCGTTGATCACTTCGTGTTTTTTGAGCGAATCCAGCACGGTTTCGTAGGTGGCTCCGCGCGGAATCAGGAGGGCAAACTCCCCGTCGTTCTCGCCGACCTGCAGGTTGGGAGTCCGGAAAATTTGCCAGAAATAAAACGAGAACGTAGTCAGGAGGACGGCAAAAATAATCAGCAGCGCACTTTTCAGCTTCGTAGACATACAGGCAGGCTATTGGAAGAACAAAGATACGCTTTTCCCTTTTTCCAATAAAAAACCCGAAAGGAAACAATATTCCACCCGTTGCCGGGTTAGTACGTTTGAACAATAACCATTCTATTCTGCACGATGAAAAAAGTACGCTTCTTTTCGTTTCTTTCCCTATTAACGGCCTTCAGTCTTAGGGCATTTGCCCAGTTGCCCGAGCCCGGCAGCATTCTGGTCGGGGCATCTATCGGGACGATTAATTTTTCGGCCGACAAAAACAGCAACGTCCGGACGGTCACGATTTCGGGAACGCCGCAGGTTGGTTTTCTGCTGACGCGCGGGCTGCTGATCGGTCTGGGGGTGCCGGTGTTCCATACCGAGGCCAATACCAAAGGCTTCACCGCCGTCACGGCGGAATTCCGGACGACGCAGATCGGCATTGCCCCGTTTGCGCGCTACTACGTGACACCGACCCGGCTGCGGCCTTACCTGACGGCCTCAGCGGGCCAGAACTGGTTCCGGTACAAATCCACCGGGACGCTGCCCGGCCTGAACGAGGAACTAAACTCTGATTATTTCGCCTACAATGCCGGCGTTGGTCTGGCCTATTTCTTCAACCGCAACGTCAGCTTTGACGTCACGGGCGTGTACAACGGAGGCGACAACCCCACGTTCGCCGTTCCCGGCGCCACCCTCGGCAGCTTCACCACACCCGAAGCGAAGACCATCTCGGTGCAGTTCGGACTTCAAATCTTTTTGTAATGACTGAATGATTGAATGACTGAATGACTGATTAGGCTCTGCAAGGCAAAATTGACGAAGCCTATCAGTCATTCAGTCATTCAGTCATTACCATATATTCTCCAAATCCTTAGCCGAATACTGGTGGTTGCGTTCGATGTAGATGCTTTTGGCGGTTTTGCCGCTGCGAAACCAGAGGCCGGTTTTGTTGAAGAGGCGGAAAAGCAGCGCAA from Tellurirhabdus rosea harbors:
- a CDS encoding outer membrane beta-barrel protein, whose translation is MKKVRFFSFLSLLTAFSLRAFAQLPEPGSILVGASIGTINFSADKNSNVRTVTISGTPQVGFLLTRGLLIGLGVPVFHTEANTKGFTAVTAEFRTTQIGIAPFARYYVTPTRLRPYLTASAGQNWFRYKSTGTLPGLNEELNSDYFAYNAGVGLAYFFNRNVSFDVTGVYNGGDNPTFAVPGATLGSFTTPEAKTISVQFGLQIFL